From Priestia aryabhattai:
GCAGCAGAAAGAATAAATGCACCGTTCAGCGTATATGAAGTGACAGCAACCGTACTCAATATACGTTCAGAACCTAGCACCAAAGGAAAGATTCTTGATACATTAAGAAAAAAAGATCAAATCGAAGTAGTCAAATTTGTAAATGCAGACTGGGCTGCCATTAAAATAATTGGCGGCACCGGATATATCGGTACTTCTTATTTAATGAAGGTCCCCACTACTGTTCATACGGCTGCTAACCTTAATTTGCGTACAGGGCCTAGCACAAGTAACAAAATTGTAACAACTATTCCAAAAGGAAAAAGCGTCAGCTTCTTAGCTTGGGGCTACTCAAAAGATAACAAGCTTTCATTTGATTGGGCTTTTGTAGAATACAATGGCTTTAAAGGATATGTAAGCACTCCATACTTACAGTTACCTGATTATAGATAAAAACAGATAACTCCCTTGAAGTAATTCAAGGGAGTTTGTTCATCAAAACTTTATCAATAGTGCCCTGCCCATGAAGCACCGATGATAATTAGTAAAATAAATAGTACAACGATCAACGCAAAGTTACTTCCGTGACCTGCTCCGTAACCATAACCATACCCATAACCTCCGTAAAAACTCATTTCTTTTCACCTCCCTTTTTTGTAGAATATGTGAAGGGAAAACAAAACGGACATGAGTATTCTTTATCACAAAATTCATTATAATTTATAAACGTTAACTCTTTTACTAGTACGGCATAGGATGTAGCATCCCGTAGTTCACCTCAACATCTTCCCTCACTTCACACTTTTGAAGTAAGGGTATCTTCTAAAAATACAAAAAAAGAAGAGTATGTATAACTCTTCTTTTTTTATTGAACTGGATTATCGACTTGCATGTAATCATTATAATATTCTTCTAACGTAATTCCTTTTTTATACACTTTAGAAGCGAGTTCTTTTCCGACAAACCGTATATGCCACGGCTCATATTTATAACCTGTAATCTGCTGCTTTCCTTCTGGATAGCGAACAATGTATCCGTATTTATATGAATTTTTTTCAATCCATTTGGCTTCAAGAGTATCTTTAAAACAATCTTGGGCCGCACACTTACCGGTGCTGCTTGATACATCTATACTTAAACCAGTCTGATGTTCACTGCTGCCTGGGTAAGCACTATAATGATTAGCTGCCGCTTCTCCGTCTTGTTTTATATACGCTTGATAAAGAGATTCTTGGCGGCTTTGCGAACGATAAGCAGAAACACCGGCTAAGTAAATTCCTTCTCTTTCAGCAGCTGAGAACATCCTTTCTAAAGCTTTTGCTGCTTCTGTACGCATTTGGCGTTTTTCAATTTTTCCCTTAAATATAAATCGAACGTCTGGGTATACAAGGTCAGTGGGTTCATAGTGATCAGGAAGAAGATTTTGCTTGTTTACTAACACGGCAATGGATTGTGGATTCCCTACAACTTCTATACTATTTTGCTTCTGTTTAGAAGAAGATAAAGGATTATGATCAGACGTATTTAAATGATCGTTGTGCTGAAATAATCCTTGATAGCCCAGATACGAGAATCCTGCTATAACACTCAGTACTATTAGTAAGGCCATTTTTTTATAAAGTTTCATATTTCTATACTCCTGACATATTTTCAGCTTTTTAGAACACTCAAACATTGTATATAAACCAAGAAATAATTACTAATATAACAAACTAATTCCTACTATAAATTTCATTATGCCCGGACCTATTTTTTTCAAACGTTCATTTTAAGCATAAAAAAGAGATGTCTCCTAAAAGACATCTCTTTTTACTTCTATTCTATAAGACTAGTATTAGTCGATAACTGTAATTTTAACTGATCTTCTGCCCCAGTCTTGTGCAGCACTATCTGAAGAAACGAATACATCAATTCGATTTCCTTTAATTGCGCCACCTGTATCTGCTGCTACAGCTTGACCATAACCTTCAACGTAGACTTTTGAACCTAATGGAATAACGCTAGGATCAACCGCAATTACTCGTTGATTTGGATTTGATTTTAAATTCACTCCAGTAGCTGTTGTACCACTGCATCCAGCACAGTTAGCTGTATAAGCTGTTGCTTCAACAGTCATAGACTTGCCGCTTGCTTGCGATTGAGACTGCTGTTGCTGAGCTGCTTGTTCTTTTTGTGCCTGCTCTTGTGCTGCTTGTGCTTGTGCCGCTGCTTGAGCTTGTTCTTGTTCTTTTTGTGCTTGCTCTTGTGCTGCCTGTGCTTGTGCCGCTACTTGAGCTTGCTCTTGTTCTTTTTGTGCTTGCTCTTGTGCTGCCTGTGCTTGTGCCGCTACTTGAGCTTGCTCTTGTTCTTTTTGTGCTTGCTCTTGTGCTGCCTGTGCTTGTGCTGCTTGAGCTTGCTCTTGTTCTTTTTGTGCTTGCTCTTGTGCTGCCTGTGCTTGTGCTGCTTGAGCTTGCTCTTGTTCTTTTTGTGCTTGCTCTTGTGCTGCCTGTGCTTGTGCCGCTGCTTGAGCTTGCTCTTGTTCTTTTTGTGCCTGCTCTTGTGTTGCCTGTGCTTGTGCTACTGCTTGAGCTTGCTCTTGTTCTTTTTGTGCCTGCTCTTGTGTTGCCTGTGCTTGTGCTACTGCTTGAGCTTGTTCTTTTTGTGCTTGCTCTTGTGCTGCTTGTTCTTGCTGAGCTTGTGCCGTTTGAGACTGCTGCGTTTGTAGAGCTGCCTTTGCTACTGGCGCACTAGCTGTTTGAGATTGAGCTGCTTGTACCGTTTTAATTTTAAATTGTTCTCCAGGGAAAACTAAGTCTGATGTTAAACCGTTCCATTCTTTAATTTCTTCTACTGTTACGCCGTAATGTTGACCGATTGACCACAAAGTGTCACCACGTTTTACAGTATGTACGATTTCTTTTATGCTAGATAAGTTTAGTGTCTGATTTGGATAAATTAGTGTTGATGTTAAGTTATTAGCATCTTTTAGCTCGTCTACGCTCACATTATGATTTTGAGCGATTTTCCATAAAGTGTCACCTTTTTGTACTTCATACGTTCCGTTTGTAGAGGCAGATGCCGCACCTACAAATCCTGCTGAAAGAATTGCCGTTGTCCCTAGAGTAAATACAAATTTCTTCATTTTCCGAATACCTCCTTATTTACTCAATGACTGAATGATACCATCTGTTCATTTCACTTCCATTACAGGAATATTTTACTTTTATTACGGATTTAATTAATTTTAAACATTTTCTTGTAATATTTCTGACAATTCATTTTTGAATAATGATTAAATTTCATCAAAATCATGTCAAAATTTGAAGAAAACTCTATAAAAAGTTGGAGTTATATTCGGTGATAAAAGTAACTTATAAGTAAAAAAACCTTCTAAAAGCCGTTAGCTTTTAGAAGGTTTTTTTACTTATATGAAACAGTTAGAGTTGGAGCATATGCAGAATGGTCGCCCCCATAAATTTCAACTACATCACTTAAAAAGTCCGCTGGACCTGAGCTTGACAAGCGAAACTGAGTTTTTCCACTCCTATTCATATATCCCCAAAGTGAGGAAGGAAGTTGAATAGTTGTATATCCATTATCGAGTGAAGGCACTGACATTTGGAAACCCGCTGAAATAGATGGA
This genomic window contains:
- a CDS encoding YjcZ family sporulation protein — its product is MSFYGGYGYGYGYGAGHGSNFALIVVLFILLIIIGASWAGHY
- a CDS encoding SH3 domain-containing protein — encoded protein: MKTITKSISVLTLAAGFTFSSLSSILPFTHEQTASAAERINAPFSVYEVTATVLNIRSEPSTKGKILDTLRKKDQIEVVKFVNADWAAIKIIGGTGYIGTSYLMKVPTTVHTAANLNLRTGPSTSNKIVTTIPKGKSVSFLAWGYSKDNKLSFDWAFVEYNGFKGYVSTPYLQLPDYR
- a CDS encoding M15 family metallopeptidase, encoding MKLYKKMALLIVLSVIAGFSYLGYQGLFQHNDHLNTSDHNPLSSSKQKQNSIEVVGNPQSIAVLVNKQNLLPDHYEPTDLVYPDVRFIFKGKIEKRQMRTEAAKALERMFSAAEREGIYLAGVSAYRSQSRQESLYQAYIKQDGEAAANHYSAYPGSSEHQTGLSIDVSSSTGKCAAQDCFKDTLEAKWIEKNSYKYGYIVRYPEGKQQITGYKYEPWHIRFVGKELASKVYKKGITLEEYYNDYMQVDNPVQ
- a CDS encoding 3D domain-containing protein produces the protein MKKFVFTLGTTAILSAGFVGAASASTNGTYEVQKGDTLWKIAQNHNVSVDELKDANNLTSTLIYPNQTLNLSSIKEIVHTVKRGDTLWSIGQHYGVTVEEIKEWNGLTSDLVFPGEQFKIKTVQAAQSQTASAPVAKAALQTQQSQTAQAQQEQAAQEQAQKEQAQAVAQAQATQEQAQKEQEQAQAVAQAQATQEQAQKEQEQAQAAAQAQAAQEQAQKEQEQAQAAQAQAAQEQAQKEQEQAQAAQAQAAQEQAQKEQEQAQVAAQAQAAQEQAQKEQEQAQVAAQAQAAQEQAQKEQEQAQAAAQAQAAQEQAQKEQAAQQQQSQSQASGKSMTVEATAYTANCAGCSGTTATGVNLKSNPNQRVIAVDPSVIPLGSKVYVEGYGQAVAADTGGAIKGNRIDVFVSSDSAAQDWGRRSVKITVID